The DNA segment ccctttatgtcattttactgtgtatgagtttaaaatgttaaatatattcacaatatataaatatacatagtggaagaagaaaatctagagtcactatcatgtacaacagttacagaaaatcccatcatgcaatgcttcactttgctcctgagatcacagacgtgtaaattacagttatgctacattacatctgtcagtgatgatgaatcagatgtctgaattcacaatctgctgctctctatacagttggtagagttttcatcacagtcagtaaagttcactccagtcttcagttcaaaaggcagatcaatgcagcattcactgttggtcatttcttcttatgtttctacagtttatttttaggCTGCTGAGACATTAAAAGTTCATTACCAGTTTtaactgcagtttgtttttcacttttgtatgatgtgtttatatttctgtatgaggAGGTTTTAGCAGAGCTGTGTTGTTCTTCTTATTGTTATTCACATCATCTCTTTATTCTCACACAGGCAGAAGACTGTGACATGTTTCCAAATAGATGCAGTTCAATATTTCAAATAAGAAGCTGTGTACTCCCACactcttttctctgcttcactgGGTCGGTCAGACAGTGACCTTCATTAAGACTAGTTAGCTTAACTTCCAGTTAGGTTTCATATTACAAGTCAGAGGACTAAAAACAAGAGTGAGTGGtttggcacacagtgcactgGAGTAAGAGCATGAAAATACTGCTCCTTTCTACTTATTGAATCCAGaattattcataaataaaagaaatcaacaataaTCATGACACCAAATATTGTTAAAAGCAACAGTGAGTTACTGTAGATGTAAGAACTCAACTCCACAAATGTACACTGAAGTCATGTGAAGAACAATTCATTTACCTGAGCTGTGAGATATAAGGCAGAAACTGTAGGAAACTCctcacttcactctcttcatctGACCAGCCTCTCAGCTTCACTGGTTTCTTCTCTGGTTGGAGTTTCAGCACTTCCAGGAGGATGgaggtctttctctctgagaggtttatggaccagactgcaggagctgactggagaactgactgtaatgatggAAGGACACTCAGGCCTGTTGTAGTCTCATAGTCCTTCAGGTGGGAGTACAGATCCAGCAGGACATCACACTGATATTTGTGATCATCATAATCCCTGTATCTCTCATTTAAAGGGAATGTGTGATATCTGCACACTGATGATAGCAgctccagtatcttctctcctgtctgctgttctctctctgctgctgcacagaacagATTCACAAAGAACCTGACTTCTGCTGAAGGATCTGACCTTTGAGGatgaaaactgaaataataaaggaaacatttagtgatgatctgatctcagctgcataaacacaacaacacactacTGATGGACTCCATCTTGTACATGCCTGTCCTGTATAAAATCTAATTACATCTTGACtgaacatcattttctgacttgtactgactcacaacacaaacactaatcctgtgtgtgaaatcactGCATATTAGCTTCCTAGTGGTGATGttccctttatgtcattttactgtgtatgagtttaaaatgttaaatatattcacaatatataaatatacatagtggaagaagaaaatctagagtcactatcatgtacaacagttacagaaaatcccatcatgcaatgcttcactttgctcctgagatcacagacgtgtaaattacagttatgctacattacatctgtcagtgatgatgaatcagatgtctgaattcacaatctgctgctctctatacagttggtagagttttcatcacagtcagtaaagttcactccagtcttcagttcaaaaggcagatcaatgcagcattcactgttggtcatttcttcttatgtttctacagtttatttttaggCTGCTGAGACATTAAAAGTTCATTACCAGTTTtaactgcagtttgtttttcacttttgtatgatgtgtttatatgtctgtatgAGGAGGTATTAGCAGGGCTGCGTTGTTCTTCTTATTGTTATTCACATCATTTAATTATTCTCATACAGGTAGAGGACTGTGATACTAAATAATAACTGAACTGAGAAATTGTATTCATCTTTATCTACACTGTGTTGTTCATTTGAGAACAACAATCAACTCTTTTGGAAACACCGGCGACTGTAAGATGGATTTTTTAAACAAACCTCTTCTGAAGGAAGCCACATATTATTAAATAGACTGTATTTGTCTGACTTACCTGAGCTGTGAGATATAAGGCAGACACTGTAGGAAACTCctcacttcactctcttcatctgagcagcctgtcagctccactggtttcttctctggttggagtttcagcacttccaggaggatggaggtctttctctctgagaggttTATGGACCAGACTGCAGGAGCTGACTGGAAAAGTGGCCTCAGTTTTGGAATGACACCTGAAAACCCTCCACTCTGGACGTGTTGATAAAAATCAAGGATGTAGTTTAAGTCATTGTtaacagaaaacaaagagaggagCCTAGTCACTACATTGTGAGAGCTTCCTCCCTCGTCAAGTGCTGCTTTCAGGCATAAATCCATTAACAGCTTCTTTTTGTTCCTCTCCAGTGTCTCGTGGCATTGCTTCTGGTCCTGTGATCCTGGATCTCTGTAGGACATCCTGAAGCTGCATGATAACAAACAGATGTATCAGACAGTGTATGTACTGTAAAACCTCATCAAATGAAATCTAAACACATACAATGTAAACACTGTGCTCATGTTAGATATGAAGTGCAActgcaatatttatttttctacatcTTTAGCAGAGTTTATGAAAAGAGTGTCTTATagaaaaagggggaaatcaTCTGGTTGGCAACGCAAGTTCAGAAGTTTAATAATGAACATTATTAGTAGTTTATGATTCCAGACTAACCTGATCACTGCATAGCCATGTGAACTCTGCTAGCTCCCAACTTTAAACAGGTTTAGTAGATTTTAACTGCTGAAATCTAAAATCGGAGAAGTTTACAGAAAGGTATGAAATGGAATTTAACTCTGAGGTTGGTACTTCTTCTATTTGTGCAGTTTTTACATGATATGTGTCAGCAGTATTCCCACAGTGTATGGAGGCTGTTAGAAGCTGTGACATCAATTGAAGGACGTTctttaaaacagactaaacaaACTGCTGGTTAACCCTATTTACATGCTGGTTGTTATACCTATTCCACTGTGTCTTTAGAGGTGCTGACCACTGAGTGTTAAAAAGTCAACCAGCTTTAATGCATTAGCCAGTGTTTCAAATTATTGGGGAGCCAAAACAAACCTGAGTTCACCCAGAAGCAACAACATTTGGACTTTGGGGTGTCTTGAAAAACTCATAAATATGAATTAGCCTTTGTAATGCTGCAATAAGTGATATAAGAAATACATCAAAGTTTACTTTTCTCTGCTGATCCACATATCAGCATGCAGTTAAGACTTCAGATAAggattttcatttcaacattgaGGGTTTTACAAAAGGATAAAAGTTTAAAGATTTTAGAATCATTTTTCGttattctcattacatcccgataACGATctacctgcgtgcactctgcccgtgcactcattgcacatCACCTGAGTCTTCCACAGCTGCTAGCAtgccagctgtgagtactaacaacagCCATGTTCACCATTcatgttcattatgatatgtttctgttcataatgataatagttGGGGAGTGTCTCTGGAtggaggcctgaagcgacggactgtcagtattgctgacttggtgactttctctctagatttagggacttttggagcttgtGCTgcgagctactttcattggagaagagttggcaacactggtctttttaaaaatccagtgtactcttgctagcgTCTCGAGATggcccaccctgcctttaagtctGTGGAAGTGGAATCAGcatcacacaaaaacagaagCTACATACCTGAGTGAGCTGATGTGTGGCAAAGCCTCCAAGAGAGACTCACACAGATTCTGGCAGACGGGAGTTTCCCTTTCCCAGTGGAGGCAGACGTTAACCTTTGTAGTAATCTTCTGCATGATGTTTACTGCTCTTTCAAACAGCTGTTTTTTACCCTCAACTGGGAGGTGCAACTGATTTCCATCAAGGCCAAGTAAGCTCATGTGGTCCATCTGCCCTTCACTGAGGAGCAAGATCTTCGACAGCTGCTGTGGCAGAGGGTCACACCTATAATGTGAAGAGTAACCAGAGATCATTTCCTCATTATAGAAGTAATAGAGTAGAAAATAGTAAAGTATAAAAAGTGTTAAGGCAAAGAAGTTACTGCAAAAGTACTACTTCTATTCTCTGATTCTATTTCTATTCTAATTTGTCATCCTAATTACATCTTGGATTTATTAATAGAAATTAGTGGTTACACATTAAATTCTACTTAATTAGATGTGTTGTAGCCTTAGCTGTAATTTGACACTTAAAACACGTTTTCACTCATACCATTGGACGTTTTCAAGGCATCCAAATAGTCGTCTCATTCCTTGTTCTGATACCGTGACGTCCTCAAGGTCCAGGCTTATCTTCCTCTCCTTCGACTGACTGACCACATAGGCCACAGCACAGCAAGGGTATGAATGGAGACTCTCTCCACTGAGATCAAGATGGTAGTCCAGCTCGTCCAGAAGGTAGATGCATGCTTCAGGACACTGGGACTCATACATGCACTGGCATAAGAACAGTACACTGAACAGCTCACTGTTGAGAAATGTGGAAATCATTTCCCCAAAGAACCAGCTGGATATATTCTTGAGCTCCTCAGCTGGTATCAGACACTTCATCAAACTGGGGCTCTCCTCAGTCAACAATCTACACATGAAAGGGATCAGATGCTTCATGTGTTTCTTCTCCTCAGTGAGGCATTGCTGAAGAACATCCTTGATTTGATCTGGATTCTTCAAGAGCCACAGTGCTGCAAAAAACTCCTGCATTGTGTAATGGAGAAATGCATGTGTGGTTTTTGTCTTAGCAGGGGCGACTCTGATAACAAGCTGTTTCAGGAAGGAGAGGACACAGCTGCCTTCACAGAGACTTTCAGTCAAGTTCACAGTCTTTTCTTCAGTTGCATGAAAAGCAACTTCAGCCAAAGACAGTATTTCATTtctcttgttgttgatgaagGAATCTAGatctttgatttttgttttgctgtttattTGAAGGCAATGACGAACAATATTGATGTAGATTTCAGTTATACTGCATGGCTGTGGAGAGTCTTCTGGTGTCTCAAATGAAGAGCAGGCAGCCACCATCAGTGCATACATTGGGACATGGCAAAGAGTCAACAGCTCCACGTTGCTCAAAACCTTCTTCTGTTTGTCGCCTAGCATTGCAGATAAGTATGTTTTTATGGTCTGCTCACTAAAGCCTTTGACTTCCACTCTTTCAAAGTCGGCAGGAAGAAACTCTTCTTCGTCATCAGGTCTGCAAGTCACGATGACCTTGGCATCAGGTAGGAGGTCCTTCTCTACAAGTCTCTGCACCACTGGTGGGTGGACAGACAGATCGGTGAGTCCATCAAAAATGAGTGTAACACTGTCAGAGTTCTTTATGTCCTGTAAGACCTCTTCTTTGCCTTCATCTGGCTCACTGAACACACCGAAGAGAAGATCCTCCAAGCTCAGGGCCTTCATGATGTGGGATGTTTTTCTCATGTCAAAGTAAAACATGTAATCAAGGTCCTTGTTGTCTCTTTCTGCCCAGAGTTTCAACATTTCGTGAGTGAGTGCTGTCTTTCCAATCCCAGGCTTACCAACCAAGAgtatgtttttatctgttttcagcAGGTCTCTGGGGGACGTTTCTGCTTTTGCCTCAGGGATGTATGTCCTTAGCTTTTTAGGACGACTCTTCTTGATTTTCTTGCTCTTAAATTTCTTTACTTTAGAGggacaacttttttttgtgtctaataCAAGTGACATGTACGACAGATCAGGCTTGTTGTTTTCATCAAACAGATTTTTGTTTGCCATCCAAAActgatttgatattttttttgcttttgactTCAACTTTGCCTGATATCGGCAGCACGGGCTTGTTcctaaaatagaaataacagtgagtaaataaatataacatgaATTAAGTGTTGAGACCTTTCACTAAATAATAGATCAATAtttgcacacagacacaataaATGCATTATATAAAATCAGCACATCAAAGGTGCTGATCACAATATCAATCAATATACCTTGTATGGTATTTGTATCCATTTGTGGGTCTTCCTTGAAAGAAAAGCAGCTGATCCAGTTGTGCAGGTCAAACTCCTTGGTCTCAGTAGAAGCTACAGTCTTTCTCTTAGGGAGAGATGTCCTCCCTAAGCTCTTCTTCCTCGTCATGTAAATAATCCTGAGGAACTCGTAGCAGGCATCTTCACCCTTTCTTATGACAGAGTccagtatttttctgtttttatcgtAGTCATCTTTCTCTGCCTCTATTTTGCTGACCTCCTCATTACCCAAAACTCTTATATGATTCAAGTTCTCCAGAATCAATGAGTGATTTTTTAATCCATTCACAAGGTGACTTCTGGCCTCCTTGACGTAATTTAAGGCAGACTGTGTTGAACAAGCCATGTGTCCGTACTTCTGTATGTTCTGCACACAGACCCAACTTCAATGATCTGAGGAATCAaataaaaggttaaataaaatgtaaattacaaCAATTATTCTGCCTGTGATGTATTAACTATTACGTACATCTTTCAGAGtaacagaaatgtttttgcAGAACTGTCTAAACATCATGCAGCTGATGCaacatttaacagtttaacATTGATTCTAATGGTCTTTATCAATTTCAAGATGGATACCTGTGTCCTTCTGAAGAATGTGAGACCCAAAATGAGACAGTAGGGAATCCAAACAGTCATGTCTCATATATCCAGATCTATCTCCACACTACATTCATACTGTCTGCAGAACAGGAAAAAGGCCTGGCTGAACCCAGACGTGTTCTCAATGCTGAGCCTTTAACTGAAACACGCTTAAAGAAATGTGTGCCAGACTGATATGTAAAATAGATCAAATATATTCAGGGCAGACAACAGGAGTGGAGGAAGAGTTGGCATCAATGTCAAATCATGCTGCATGTGTAATTTATTGAATAGCATTTCTCGACCAAGCAATAATGACCTTCCTAGACCACATCGTACACAGACACATGCAGACTGTATATCACACTTACACAGATTCCTCCAAGTCTCCACTGATGATAGACTCCATCAGCTGTTCAGTACCTTTGGTGGTGATTTACCTGATGACAGGAAAACAAAAGATATCATAAAGTCACTCTACAGAGACTCTACTGGAGGCTGGAAAAGTACTTTCACCTATTATGCATGTTCTTCAGGTGAAGAAAACAACCTAAAACGTTGTTTATAGTTATTATTCTCTTAAAAGGACACTAGTATTGAACATCAACCAACAATAAGACAGT comes from the Sebastes fasciatus isolate fSebFas1 chromosome 24, fSebFas1.pri, whole genome shotgun sequence genome and includes:
- the LOC141763300 gene encoding nucleotide-binding oligomerization domain-containing protein 1-like, giving the protein MACSTQSALNYVKEARSHLVNGLKNHSLILENLNHIRVLGNEEVSKIEAEKDDYDKNRKILDSVIRKGEDACYEFLRIIYMTRKKSLGRTSLPKRKTVASTETKEFDLHNWISCFSFKEDPQMDTNTIQGTSPCCRYQAKLKSKAKKISNQFWMANKNLFDENNKPDLSYMSLVLDTKKSCPSKVKKFKSKKIKKSRPKKLRTYIPEAKAETSPRDLLKTDKNILLVGKPGIGKTALTHEMLKLWAERDNKDLDYMFYFDMRKTSHIMKALSLEDLLFGVFSEPDEGKEEVLQDIKNSDSVTLIFDGLTDLSVHPPVVQRLVEKDLLPDAKVIVTCRPDDEEEFLPADFERVEVKGFSEQTIKTYLSAMLGDKQKKVLSNVELLTLCHVPMYALMVAACSSFETPEDSPQPCSITEIYINIVRHCLQINSKTKIKDLDSFINNKRNEILSLAEVAFHATEEKTVNLTESLCEGSCVLSFLKQLVIRVAPAKTKTTHAFLHYTMQEFFAALWLLKNPDQIKDVLQQCLTEEKKHMKHLIPFMCRLLTEESPSLMKCLIPAEELKNISSWFFGEMISTFLNSELFSVLFLCQCMYESQCPEACIYLLDELDYHLDLSGESLHSYPCCAVAYVVSQSKERKISLDLEDVTVSEQGMRRLFGCLENVQWCDPLPQQLSKILLLSEGQMDHMSLLGLDGNQLHLPVEGKKQLFERAVNIMQKITTKVNVCLHWERETPVCQNLCESLLEALPHISSLSFRMSYRDPGSQDQKQCHETLERNKKKLLMDLCLKAALDEGGSSHNVVTRLLSLFSVNNDLNYILDFYQHVQSGGFSGVIPKLRPLFQSAPAVWSINLSERKTSILLEVLKLQPEKKPVELTGCSDEESEVRSFLQCLPYISQLSFHPQRSDPSAEVRFFVNLFCAAAEREQQTGEKILELLSSVCRYHTFPLNERYRDYDDHKYQCDVLLDLYSHLKDYETTTGLSVLPSLQSVLQSAPAVWSINLSERKTSILLEVLKLQPEKKPVKLRGWSDEESEVRSFLQFLPYISQLSCHPWLSHRSEAVRFFVNLFCAAAEREQQTGEKILELLSSVCRYKTFPLKVIDDDYYKDCQCNFLLDLYSHLKDYETTTGLSVLPSLHSAVIQSSSRECVHASL